A window of Equus caballus isolate H_3958 breed thoroughbred chromosome 10, TB-T2T, whole genome shotgun sequence contains these coding sequences:
- the HTR1E gene encoding 5-hydroxytryptamine receptor 1E, translating to MNITNCTTEASVAVRPKTVTEKMLISMTLVIITSLTMLLNSAVIMAICTTKKLHQPANYLICSLAVTDLLVAVLVMPLSIMYIVMDSWKLGYFVCEVWLSVDMTCCTCSILHLCVIALDRYWAITNAIEYARKRTAKRAGLMILTVWTISVFISMPPLFWRSHRRLSLPLSQCTIQHDHVIYTIYSTLGAFYIPLTLILILYYRIYHAAKSLYQKRGSSRHLSNRSTDSQNSFASCKLTQTFCVSDFSTSDPTTEFEKIHTSIRIPPFDNDLDHPGERQQISSTRERKAARILGLILGAFILSWLPFFIKELIVGLSIYTVSSGVADFLTWLGYVNSLINPLLYTSFNEDFKLAFKKLIRCREHT from the coding sequence ATGAACATCACTAACTGTACCACAGAAGCCAGCGTGGCTGTGAGACCCAAGACCGTCACTGAGAAGATGCTCATTTCCATGACCCTGGTGATCATCACCTCCCTGACCATGTTGCTAAACTCAGCCGTGATCATGGCCATTTGCACCACCAAAAAGCTCCACCAGCCTGCCAACTACTTGATCTGCTCTCTGGCTGTGACGGACCTGCTGGTAGCAGTCCTGGTGATGCCCCTTAGCATCATGTACATTGTCATGGACAGCTGGAAGCTAGGGTACTTCGTCTGTGAGGTGTGGCTGAGTGTGGACATGACATGCTGCACCTGCTCCATCCTCCATCTCTGTGTGATTGCCCTGGACAGGTACTGGGCCATCACCAACGCTATTGAGTATGCCAGGAAGAGGACCGCCAAGAGGGCTGGACTGATGATCCTCACCGTCTGGACCATCTCCGTCTTCATCTCCATGCCCCCTCTGTTCTGGAGGAGCCACCGCCGACTCAGCCTGCCCCTTAGTCAGTGCACCATCCAGCATGACCACGTCATCTACACCATTTACTCCACACTTGGGGCATTTTATATCCCCTTGACTTTGATACTGATTCTCTATTACCGGATTTACCACGCAGCCAAGAGTCTTTACCAGAAAAGAGGATCAAGCCGGCACTTAAGCAACAGAAGCACAGACAGCCAAAATTCGTTTGCGAGCTGTAAACTTACACAGACTTTCTGTGTGTCTGACTTCTCCACCTCAGACCCCACCACAGAGTTTGAAAAGATCCACACCTCCATCAGGATCCCTCCCTTTGACAATGATCTCGATCATCCGGGAGAACGCCAGCAAATCTCTAGTACCAGGGAGCGCAAGGCAGCACGCATCCTGGGCCTGATTTTGGGGGCGTTCATTTTGTCGTGGCTGCCATTTTTCATCAAAGAGTTGATTGTAGGTCTGAGCATCTACACCGTGTCCTCCGGAGTGGCTGATTTTTTGACATGGCTTGGTTATGTTAATTCTCTGATCAACCCTCTGCTCTACACAAGTTTTAATGAGGACTTTAAGCTGGCTTTTAAAAAGCTCATTAGGTGCCGAGAACATACTTAG